GATGACCGCGCTGGCCGCCCACAAGGTGGCCGAGCCGAAATGGTCGATCACGAAGCCGCCGGCGAGCGGGGCGCCGAGCGCGGCGACGGACCACGACATCGCGTACATGCCCTGGTAGCGGCCCCGGCCGTGTGTCGGCGAGAGGCGGACGACGAGCCCCATCTGCGTCGGCGAGTTGATCATCTCGCCGAGGGTCCACACGACGACCGCGAGCGCGTAGAAGGCGGCGGAGCCCGCGAACGCGTTGAGGCCGAAGCCGTAGCCGGTCAGCAGCGCCGAGACGATCAGCAGGCGCGCCGGGTCGCGGTGCTGGATGAACCGGGTCAGCGGGATCTGGAGGAAGACGATCAGCACGCCGTTGACCGCGATGACCGTACCGAAGTCGGAGCTGCTCAGGCCCTGTTCGCCCATGGAGATCGGCAGCGCGACGAAGCCCTGCTGGATGAGGACGGCCAGCAGCAGGTTGAGCCCGACGACGGCCATGAACCGCCGGTCGCGCAGCACCGTACCCATGGACACCCGCGGCTCGGCCCTGGGCGCCCGCCCCATGTGCCCCGCCGGCTCCCGCTTCTCCTCCGGGTGCTGCCCCGCCGGCTCCCGCCGCTTCTCCGGGTGCTGTTCCTCCGGGCGGGACTCGGGCAGCTTGACGAACACGACCACGGCGGTGGCCAGCACCATCGCGGCCTCGCCGAAGAACAGCAGGTGGTAGCTGTACTGCGCGATGAGGCCCGCGGTGGTGGAGGAGA
This sequence is a window from Streptomyces sp. NBC_01775. Protein-coding genes within it:
- a CDS encoding MDR family MFS transporter produces the protein MAGKASWGGLRRAAAESVGGLPRQFWWLWTSTLVNRLGAFVATFLALYLTVDRGYSASYAGLVGALYGLGGVISSLVAGVLTDRLGRRPTMLIAQLSTAVSVASLSLVTHPVAIAAVAGAVGMATNASRPAIQAMMADIVRPEDRVRAFALNYWAINLGFAVSSTTAGLIAQYSYHLLFFGEAAMVLATAVVVFVKLPESRPEEQHPEKRREPAGQHPEEKREPAGHMGRAPRAEPRVSMGTVLRDRRFMAVVGLNLLLAVLIQQGFVALPISMGEQGLSSSDFGTVIAVNGVLIVFLQIPLTRFIQHRDPARLLIVSALLTGYGFGLNAFAGSAAFYALAVVVWTLGEMINSPTQMGLVVRLSPTHGRGRYQGMYAMSWSVAALGAPLAGGFVIDHFGSATLWAASAVIGTVAAVGYGLLLRHLPGGADGANGADEADEAQPAATGGAGGTGGTAGAAPVATSGTAPVAADDGAAPEAALTKSAVPRTDSVA